One Angustibacter sp. Root456 genomic window carries:
- a CDS encoding multidrug efflux SMR transporter has translation MPWLLLSLAIATEIAATVSLKASEGFTRLVPSIIVVVGYVASFALLARALRTIEVGVAYAIWSAVGTAAVAVLGIMLFGESATLAKAFWIGVIVVGVVGLQVSGASH, from the coding sequence ATGCCCTGGCTGCTGCTCTCCCTCGCGATCGCCACCGAGATCGCCGCCACCGTCTCGCTCAAGGCCAGCGAGGGCTTCACGCGCCTCGTGCCGTCGATCATCGTGGTGGTCGGGTACGTCGCGAGCTTCGCGCTGCTGGCGCGGGCCTTGCGCACCATCGAGGTGGGCGTCGCCTACGCCATCTGGTCGGCCGTCGGGACGGCGGCCGTGGCGGTGCTCGGCATCATGCTGTTCGGCGAGAGCGCGACCCTCGCCAAGGCGTTCTGGATCGGCGTCATCGTCGTCGGTGTCGTCGGCCTGCAGGTCAGCGGCGCCAGCCACTGA
- a CDS encoding sensor histidine kinase, with the protein MASLTDLLRQRTELSDADAEWLRLLVGDWQLLSDLSFADLVLWVSVPDGWLAVAHVRPTTGMTAFVEDVVGQVAARGRRPQIDRAYDEQRICRERDPDWRDDVPVREETIPVVCDGRTLAVLSRHTNLSTMRTPSRLELTYLACADALAGMVASGGFPVSGAPTGSRRGAPRVGDGLICLDVDGEVTYASPNAVSAFHRLGHDRSLVGQSLAEVTTALLRGREQVDEGLPLVLTGKAPWRADVEASGTGLSVRAIPLTVEGKRDGALLLVRDVTELRRRERELLSKDATIREIHHRVKNNLQTVAALLRLQSRRMDDPAARTALDQAERRVAAIALVHETLSTGYDETVDFDEVAARGLSTLVEVARPGGAVRTRHEGRFGRMRAEDATALSLVLTELVQNAVEHGLAGRDGVVTVTAERTTSDGDDRLEVHVSDDGAGLGAQPDPGGLGSQIVRALVTELRGQISWDERFGGGTDVRLDLRPRPLEE; encoded by the coding sequence GTGGCCTCGTTGACCGACCTGCTGCGCCAGCGCACCGAGCTCAGCGACGCGGACGCCGAGTGGCTGCGCCTCCTGGTCGGCGACTGGCAGCTGCTGTCGGACCTGTCGTTCGCCGACCTGGTGCTGTGGGTGTCGGTGCCGGACGGCTGGCTCGCCGTCGCGCACGTGCGCCCGACCACGGGTATGACGGCGTTCGTCGAGGACGTCGTCGGGCAGGTGGCGGCGCGGGGCCGGCGTCCGCAGATCGACCGCGCGTACGACGAGCAGCGCATCTGCCGCGAGCGCGACCCCGACTGGCGCGACGACGTGCCGGTGCGCGAGGAGACGATCCCGGTGGTGTGTGACGGCCGCACGCTCGCCGTCCTGTCGCGGCACACGAACCTGTCGACGATGCGCACGCCGAGCCGGCTCGAACTCACCTACCTGGCGTGCGCCGACGCGCTCGCGGGCATGGTGGCGAGCGGCGGGTTCCCGGTGAGCGGCGCGCCGACCGGCTCTCGCCGGGGCGCCCCGCGGGTGGGCGACGGGCTGATCTGCCTGGACGTCGACGGTGAGGTCACGTACGCCAGCCCGAACGCGGTGTCGGCGTTCCACCGGCTCGGGCACGACCGATCACTGGTGGGTCAGTCGCTCGCCGAGGTGACGACGGCGCTGCTGCGCGGACGCGAGCAGGTCGACGAGGGGCTGCCGCTCGTGCTCACCGGCAAGGCGCCGTGGCGGGCCGACGTCGAGGCGTCCGGCACCGGCCTGAGCGTGCGGGCGATCCCGCTCACGGTCGAGGGCAAGCGCGACGGCGCGCTGCTGCTCGTGCGTGACGTCACCGAGCTGAGACGCCGTGAGCGCGAGCTGCTGAGCAAGGACGCCACGATCCGTGAGATCCACCACCGGGTGAAGAACAACCTGCAGACCGTCGCCGCGCTGCTGCGCCTGCAGTCGCGGCGGATGGACGACCCGGCCGCCCGGACGGCACTCGACCAGGCCGAACGACGGGTGGCCGCCATCGCGCTGGTGCACGAGACCTTGTCGACCGGCTACGACGAGACCGTCGACTTCGACGAGGTGGCGGCGCGCGGGCTGTCGACCCTGGTGGAGGTGGCCCGGCCCGGAGGAGCGGTGCGCACGCGGCACGAGGGGCGGTTCGGCCGGATGCGCGCCGAGGACGCCACGGCCCTGTCGCTGGTGCTCACCGAGCTGGTGCAGAACGCGGTGGAGCACGGGCTGGCCGGTCGAGACGGCGTCGTGACGGTGACCGCCGAGCGCACGACGTCCGACGGCGACGACCGGCTCGAGGTGCACGTGAGCGACGACGGCGCGGGGCTCGGCGCCCAACCCGACCCCGGCGGCCTGGGCAGCCAGATCGTGCGGGCGCTGGTGACCGAGCTGCGCGGGCAGATCAGCTGGGACGAGCGTTTCGGCGGCGGCACCGACGTCCGGCTCGACCTGCGGCCGCGGCCGCTCGAGGAGTAG
- a CDS encoding WhiB family transcriptional regulator produces MDWRHRAACLDEDPELFFPIGNTGPALLQIEEAKAICRRCPVMDTCLKWALESGQDAGVWGGLSEDERRALKRRNARARRAV; encoded by the coding sequence ATGGACTGGCGCCACCGCGCTGCCTGCCTCGACGAGGATCCCGAGCTGTTCTTCCCGATCGGAAACACCGGACCCGCCCTGCTGCAGATCGAGGAAGCGAAGGCCATCTGCCGTCGCTGCCCCGTCATGGACACGTGCCTGAAGTGGGCGCTGGAGTCCGGGCAGGACGCCGGTGTGTGGGGTGGCCTGTCGGAGGACGAGCGCCGCGCACTCAAGCGACGCAACGCTCGAGCCCGCCGGGCGGTCTGA
- a CDS encoding SigB/SigF/SigG family RNA polymerase sigma factor — protein sequence MGVSEALPDLAAAADALEELHRLPADDPRRGPLRDRIVEAHLPLVHYLAGRYRHLGEPLDDLVQVGTIGLINAVDRFDPSRGATLATYATPTIVGEIKRYFRDRVWSVRVPRRLQVLHAKLGGARATLAQELGRQPTVREIAERLGVDEEDALEALEALHTSSTVPLTDEPGDQAVVAELDQALEDVVERESLRPLLHRLPEREKRILALRFFRGLSQREIADELGISQMHVSRLLARTVDDLRRGVDDAQP from the coding sequence GTGGGCGTAAGCGAGGCGCTGCCTGACCTCGCCGCCGCGGCCGACGCCCTGGAGGAGCTGCACCGCCTGCCCGCCGACGACCCGCGGCGGGGGCCGCTGCGCGACAGGATCGTCGAGGCCCACCTGCCGCTCGTGCACTACCTCGCCGGCCGCTACCGCCACCTCGGCGAGCCGCTCGACGACCTCGTCCAGGTCGGCACCATCGGTCTGATCAACGCCGTCGACCGCTTCGACCCCTCGCGTGGCGCGACGCTCGCGACGTACGCGACGCCGACCATCGTCGGCGAGATCAAGCGCTACTTCCGCGACCGGGTGTGGTCGGTGCGGGTGCCGCGCCGGCTGCAGGTGCTGCACGCCAAGCTCGGCGGTGCCCGCGCGACCCTGGCGCAGGAGCTGGGCCGCCAGCCGACTGTGCGCGAGATCGCCGAGCGGCTCGGCGTCGACGAGGAGGACGCGCTCGAGGCGCTCGAGGCCCTGCACACGAGCTCGACGGTGCCGCTCACCGACGAGCCCGGTGACCAGGCAGTCGTCGCCGAGCTCGACCAGGCGCTCGAGGACGTGGTCGAGCGCGAGTCGCTGCGGCCGCTGCTGCACCGCCTGCCCGAGCGCGAGAAGCGCATCCTCGCGCTGCGGTTCTTCCGCGGGCTCAGCCAGCGCGAGATCGCCGACGAGCTCGGCATCTCGCAGATGCACGTGTCGCGGCTGCTCGCTCGCACGGTCGACGACCTGCGCCGCGGCGTCGACGACGCCCAGCCCTGA
- a CDS encoding ATP-binding protein: protein MPPAITTPADEVTPPRTDVVELSVPALAQYVAVVRAATAGLAARLDLTLDRIEDLRIAVDEACTLLVHAPGSVQATEQISCVFRLDDTALTVDVTGPRADLPERTGYAWAVLSALVDSLESGYEDDAAGRPRTWLRLVVRAGAGQWA from the coding sequence GTGCCACCAGCCATCACGACGCCCGCCGACGAGGTGACGCCCCCGCGCACCGACGTCGTCGAGCTCTCGGTGCCTGCGCTCGCGCAGTACGTCGCGGTGGTGCGGGCGGCCACCGCCGGGCTGGCGGCCCGGCTCGACCTCACCCTCGACCGGATCGAGGACCTGCGGATCGCCGTCGACGAAGCCTGCACCTTGCTCGTCCACGCCCCCGGCTCGGTGCAGGCCACCGAGCAGATCAGCTGCGTGTTCCGCCTCGACGACACCGCGCTCACCGTCGACGTCACCGGCCCGCGCGCCGACCTGCCGGAGCGCACCGGCTACGCGTGGGCGGTGCTGTCAGCTCTCGTCGACTCGCTGGAGTCGGGCTACGAGGACGACGCCGCGGGTCGCCCTCGCACCTGGCTGCGCCTCGTGGTGCGGGCCGGTGCAGGGCAGTGGGCGTAA
- a CDS encoding GNAT family N-acetyltransferase: MPDTAQRLRDATPDDVPAILRLIQELADYERAPDAVEATEAHLHTALFPPDPATARSHAIVAEVTDSGGNTQIVGMAVWYVTFSTWLGRHGVWLEDLFVQPAHRGSGLGTALLARLAQICVERDYGRLEWWVLNWNEPSIGFYRSLGAAPQDEWTVFRLDGDALTALAARS, from the coding sequence ATGCCAGACACCGCCCAGCGGCTGCGCGACGCCACCCCCGACGACGTCCCGGCGATCCTGCGCCTGATCCAGGAGCTCGCCGACTACGAGCGCGCACCCGACGCCGTCGAGGCCACCGAAGCCCACCTGCACACCGCGCTCTTCCCGCCCGACCCGGCGACCGCCCGCAGCCACGCGATCGTCGCCGAGGTGACCGACTCCGGCGGCAACACCCAGATCGTGGGCATGGCCGTCTGGTACGTCACCTTCTCGACCTGGCTCGGCCGCCACGGCGTCTGGCTCGAGGACCTGTTCGTCCAGCCCGCGCACCGCGGCAGCGGCCTCGGCACCGCCCTGCTCGCCCGGCTCGCGCAGATCTGCGTCGAGCGCGACTACGGGCGCTTGGAGTGGTGGGTGCTCAACTGGAACGAGCCGTCGATCGGCTTCTACCGCTCGCTCGGTGCCGCGCCCCAGGACGAGTGGACCGTGTTCCGACTGGATGGTGACGCCCTCACCGCGCTCGCGGCGCGATCGTGA
- a CDS encoding MFS transporter: MPDEARLTGDPAATASFEDVARRAQHRTLGTLVSTQALGGVGVSAAVSVNALLAKDVSGSEKLAGLAQTSAVVGAAVVAALLARVMSRHGRRPGLTLGYLLGTAGAVIAIIAGTIRFFPLLLVGSALLGSATAANNQSRYAATDLSHPDHRGRHLSLVVWATTIGSVFGPNLAGPGGAVARWVGVPAMTGPFIFSAVGMLLAAGVMTLRLRPDPLLLARSHREAEAAELHPAVDDVPDVTGLAPAAEAAAVRAWPVIRSSPRILAATAGMALSQATMVSVMVMTPIHMDHGHASLEIIGLVISVHILGMYAFSPLVGWLVDRVGSIPVLAAGGVTLLASLALAGSSHPGASWTLGVGLFLLGVGWSLGAVSASTLLTAATPAEYRPQVQGTTDMIVGFTAAAGGAVAGLIVGWLGFGWLNAFAAVLAFGVVAAAQAARAAHRTT; the protein is encoded by the coding sequence GTGCCCGACGAAGCCCGGCTGACCGGCGATCCCGCGGCGACGGCGTCCTTCGAGGACGTCGCCCGGCGGGCTCAGCACCGCACCCTCGGCACGCTGGTGTCGACCCAGGCGCTCGGTGGGGTCGGTGTGAGCGCCGCGGTGTCGGTGAACGCGCTGCTGGCCAAGGACGTGTCGGGGTCGGAGAAGCTCGCGGGCCTGGCGCAGACGTCGGCGGTGGTGGGCGCGGCGGTGGTGGCCGCGCTCCTCGCGCGGGTGATGAGTCGGCACGGGCGGCGTCCGGGCCTCACGCTCGGGTACCTGCTCGGCACGGCGGGCGCGGTGATCGCCATCATCGCGGGCACGATCCGGTTCTTCCCGCTGCTGCTCGTGGGCTCGGCGCTGCTCGGCTCGGCGACGGCGGCGAACAACCAGTCCCGTTACGCCGCAACGGATCTCTCGCACCCAGACCACCGCGGGCGGCACCTCAGCCTCGTGGTGTGGGCGACGACGATCGGCTCGGTGTTCGGGCCCAACCTGGCCGGGCCCGGAGGCGCGGTGGCGCGCTGGGTGGGCGTGCCCGCGATGACCGGGCCGTTCATCTTCTCCGCGGTCGGCATGCTGCTCGCGGCCGGCGTCATGACGCTGCGACTGCGGCCCGACCCGCTGCTGCTCGCGCGCTCGCACCGCGAGGCGGAGGCGGCCGAGCTGCACCCTGCGGTGGACGACGTCCCTGACGTCACGGGGCTCGCCCCGGCGGCCGAGGCGGCGGCGGTGCGCGCGTGGCCGGTGATCCGGTCGAGCCCGCGCATCCTCGCCGCGACGGCGGGCATGGCGCTCTCGCAGGCCACGATGGTGTCGGTGATGGTGATGACGCCCATCCACATGGACCACGGCCACGCCTCGCTCGAGATCATCGGCCTGGTCATCAGCGTGCACATCCTCGGCATGTACGCGTTCTCCCCGCTCGTGGGCTGGCTGGTCGACCGGGTCGGCAGCATCCCGGTGCTCGCCGCAGGTGGCGTCACGTTGCTGGCGTCGCTGGCGCTCGCGGGCTCGTCGCATCCTGGGGCGTCGTGGACGCTGGGCGTGGGGCTGTTCTTGCTCGGGGTCGGCTGGTCGCTCGGCGCGGTGTCGGCGTCCACGCTGCTGACCGCTGCGACGCCGGCCGAGTACCGCCCGCAGGTGCAGGGCACCACCGACATGATCGTGGGTTTCACCGCGGCGGCCGGGGGAGCGGTGGCCGGGCTCATCGTCGGGTGGCTGGGCTTCGGCTGGCTCAACGCGTTCGCGGCGGTGCTGGCGTTCGGTGTGGTCGCCGCGGCTCAGGCTGCGCGGGCGGCGCACCGCACCACGTGA
- a CDS encoding FtsK/SpoIIIE domain-containing protein yields MISLRCTVVRADRPCDPCDVEVEAPDGSTAADLVRALVGAGITDAPTSLSTGGAAIAATTPLGRRPLVHGALLVAARTWPTDLHTPRSTLALHVVSGPDAGTVLPLSAGSTTVGRGASASLDVADPLLSRRHYELRLGSGGLTLHDLGSSNGTLVEGSPLPAGGVECPPGTRILAGGTTFAVRTPSSRPAAQRDTGDGFVAVTRGPRTAAAPVGVRFRRRPPPQPAEHAPWPWIAMLAPLLLCAPLAWFTRQPTYLALGLMSPLTMGVSQLVERRGRRRRDHEQHAAWQAGDRRTCALVDQAVAADLALRRAAFPDPALLLETARLPGHRLWERGPDDSDLLQVALGCGDVPSEVEVQTEDGATRPVLANAPVVLDLAEAGHLGVSGSPDAVGGVLRLLVAQLAVQCSPRAVRVVALDDDGRWTRWLPHHRHDTPAGLAHEVRRRLELVSGPAGPPLSPRLVVVAHDVAAWASDPSFAVLLDDGPRAGVHVVAGAALAEQLPSRCDAVLTIADRQPSTLTRRDGRSAELVVDAVAEVWALEVARALAPLRDATPEPGRLPDRVLLADVCGFDPSSADDVASAWRRSPRTTRAVIGAGEDGPVHVDLLRDGPHALVAGTTGAGKSELLQTLVCSLALGNRPDELAFVLVDYKGGAAFRELSDLPHVAGLVTDLDAHLADRALASLQAELTRRERLFASVGASDFTGYLALRDTGRAPEPLARLVLVVDEFRLLADELPGFLDGLVRLASIGRSLGVHLVLATQRPAGVVTADIKANVNLRICLRVRDRAESDDVVDVPDAALLPVDVPGRAVLRTGSDALVPVQVALVAEPTDGASPQTVSVRPLALGTPSRTGPTTTGAGRGRVSNSGAGPWPLVRALQQAAAACRAVPPPSPWLPPLPDLVLPADLVAGTPAATSVPYAIADRPDLGERHQLVWDATTSSHLAVCGMARTGKSTACIALALAACEQLSADDLHVHVIEGSPRVGPALADLPHLGTTTVSSQPAAVARLVQRLLREPPRSPHTLLLVDGWEAVAESLDARDHGRTTDELLGLLRDGERWGLRAVVTGGRAVLSARVSALLPERLMLRTADPTDLLLAGAASPSPLTHQPPGRAVHLPAGHEVQVVWSGDDAEVRRRVQAVREQHAGRTSATQPLRLRALPHHAELTADGEGHPTGLGVRVGVGGDEVEAMQLDVSCAPVVTVAGPAGSGRSSTLASWAAQLHERAVGVLAVADSTSPLAHGPWPVRDPLRLADSEPAPGVACLLVDDVDRLPDAVVGRLLAWTSWASPGRALVVASTTDALTSSFTGLAAAVRRHRTGVLLQPERPLDGDVFGVAAERPDVRTPGRGLLVVRGRATPVQVALPQAAAPRTEKWGTAS; encoded by the coding sequence GTGATCTCCTTGCGCTGCACCGTGGTCCGCGCGGACCGCCCGTGCGATCCCTGCGACGTCGAGGTCGAGGCACCGGATGGCTCGACGGCGGCCGACCTGGTCCGCGCCCTGGTCGGCGCCGGCATCACGGACGCGCCCACGTCGCTGTCAACGGGGGGCGCGGCCATCGCTGCGACCACCCCCCTCGGCCGCCGGCCGCTCGTCCACGGCGCACTCCTCGTGGCCGCCCGAACGTGGCCCACCGACCTGCACACGCCACGCAGCACGCTCGCCCTGCACGTGGTGTCCGGGCCGGACGCCGGCACCGTCCTGCCGCTGTCAGCCGGCTCGACGACGGTGGGTCGCGGCGCCTCGGCCAGCCTCGACGTCGCCGACCCGCTGCTGTCGCGCCGCCACTACGAGCTGCGTCTCGGCAGCGGCGGCCTCACCCTCCACGACCTCGGCTCGAGCAACGGCACGCTGGTCGAGGGTTCACCGCTGCCGGCCGGCGGTGTCGAATGCCCACCGGGCACGCGCATCCTCGCCGGAGGCACGACGTTCGCCGTCCGCACTCCGTCGAGCCGTCCGGCCGCTCAGCGCGACACCGGCGACGGCTTCGTCGCCGTCACCCGAGGTCCACGCACCGCCGCTGCACCGGTGGGCGTCCGGTTCCGTCGCCGTCCACCACCCCAGCCGGCAGAGCACGCCCCCTGGCCGTGGATCGCCATGCTGGCACCCCTGCTGCTCTGCGCCCCGCTCGCGTGGTTCACGCGCCAACCGACCTACCTGGCTCTGGGGCTGATGAGCCCGCTCACGATGGGCGTGAGCCAGCTCGTCGAACGGCGGGGTCGTCGCCGTCGCGACCACGAGCAGCACGCCGCGTGGCAGGCCGGTGACCGCCGCACCTGTGCGCTGGTCGACCAGGCGGTCGCAGCCGACCTGGCGCTTCGGCGGGCTGCGTTCCCCGACCCGGCGTTGCTGCTCGAGACCGCCCGACTACCCGGGCACCGGCTCTGGGAGCGCGGACCCGACGACTCCGACCTGCTCCAGGTCGCTCTGGGGTGCGGCGACGTGCCCTCCGAGGTCGAGGTGCAGACCGAGGACGGCGCGACGCGTCCGGTGCTCGCCAACGCGCCCGTGGTGCTCGACCTGGCGGAGGCCGGGCACCTGGGTGTCAGCGGTTCTCCCGATGCGGTCGGCGGGGTTCTGCGCCTGCTCGTGGCTCAGCTCGCCGTGCAGTGCTCACCGCGGGCCGTGCGCGTCGTGGCCTTGGACGACGACGGCCGCTGGACGCGATGGCTCCCGCACCACCGTCACGACACGCCTGCCGGGCTGGCCCACGAGGTGCGTCGTCGCCTGGAGCTGGTGAGCGGGCCCGCAGGGCCGCCACTGTCACCGCGCCTGGTGGTCGTCGCTCACGACGTGGCGGCGTGGGCGAGCGACCCGTCGTTCGCCGTCCTGCTCGACGACGGCCCGCGAGCCGGCGTCCACGTCGTCGCCGGCGCTGCTCTCGCGGAGCAGCTGCCGAGCCGGTGCGACGCGGTGCTCACGATTGCCGACCGCCAGCCGTCGACGCTGACCCGCCGCGACGGACGGAGCGCCGAGCTGGTGGTCGACGCCGTCGCCGAGGTCTGGGCGCTGGAGGTGGCGCGAGCCCTCGCGCCGTTGAGGGACGCCACGCCAGAGCCGGGGCGCCTGCCCGACCGTGTGCTGCTCGCAGACGTCTGCGGCTTCGACCCGTCGTCCGCTGACGACGTGGCATCCGCGTGGCGGCGCTCGCCTCGCACCACGAGGGCAGTGATCGGCGCCGGAGAGGACGGCCCCGTGCACGTGGACCTGCTGCGCGACGGCCCGCACGCTCTGGTCGCCGGGACGACCGGCGCGGGCAAGTCAGAGCTGCTGCAGACCCTCGTGTGCTCGTTGGCGCTGGGTAACCGCCCGGACGAGCTGGCCTTCGTCCTCGTCGACTACAAGGGTGGAGCGGCGTTCCGTGAGCTGTCGGACCTCCCCCACGTGGCCGGCCTGGTCACGGACCTCGACGCGCACCTGGCGGACCGCGCTCTGGCGTCGTTGCAGGCCGAGCTCACCCGCCGCGAGCGGCTGTTCGCGAGCGTGGGAGCGAGCGACTTCACCGGGTACCTCGCACTGCGCGACACCGGGCGCGCTCCTGAACCGCTCGCGCGGTTGGTTCTCGTGGTCGACGAGTTCCGCCTGCTCGCCGACGAGCTGCCGGGGTTCCTCGACGGGCTCGTGCGGCTGGCCAGCATCGGGCGGTCGCTCGGCGTGCACCTGGTGCTGGCCACGCAGCGACCGGCCGGTGTCGTCACGGCCGACATCAAGGCCAACGTCAACCTGCGAATCTGCCTGCGCGTGCGCGACCGGGCCGAGTCCGACGACGTCGTCGACGTCCCGGACGCCGCGTTGCTTCCGGTCGACGTGCCCGGCCGAGCCGTGCTCCGCACGGGATCCGACGCACTCGTGCCCGTCCAGGTCGCCCTGGTCGCCGAACCCACCGACGGGGCCTCGCCGCAGACCGTGTCGGTGCGGCCGCTGGCACTCGGCACGCCGAGCAGGACGGGCCCGACCACGACCGGTGCCGGACGCGGCCGGGTGAGCAACTCAGGCGCCGGACCATGGCCGCTGGTGCGTGCTCTGCAGCAGGCTGCGGCCGCGTGCCGCGCCGTGCCCCCACCCAGCCCGTGGCTCCCCCCGCTGCCCGACCTCGTGCTGCCGGCCGACCTGGTCGCTGGCACGCCAGCGGCCACCTCGGTGCCGTACGCGATCGCCGACCGACCCGATCTCGGCGAGCGTCATCAGCTGGTCTGGGACGCCACCACCTCGTCCCACCTGGCGGTGTGCGGCATGGCCCGCACCGGCAAGTCGACCGCCTGCATCGCCCTGGCCCTCGCAGCCTGCGAGCAACTCAGCGCCGATGACCTGCACGTGCACGTCATCGAAGGGTCGCCGCGGGTCGGCCCCGCGCTCGCCGACCTGCCGCACCTGGGCACGACGACGGTGAGCAGCCAGCCGGCGGCCGTCGCACGACTGGTGCAGCGACTGCTGCGCGAGCCCCCACGCAGCCCGCACACCCTGCTCCTCGTCGACGGCTGGGAAGCCGTGGCCGAGTCCCTCGACGCTCGCGATCACGGCCGCACGACTGACGAGCTGCTCGGGTTGCTGCGCGACGGCGAGCGGTGGGGTCTTCGCGCCGTCGTCACCGGGGGACGCGCCGTCCTGTCCGCGCGGGTGTCCGCTCTGCTGCCGGAGCGGCTGATGCTGCGCACCGCCGACCCCACCGACCTGCTCCTGGCCGGCGCCGCCTCGCCCTCTCCTCTCACCCACCAGCCACCGGGACGAGCCGTGCACCTTCCGGCCGGCCACGAGGTGCAGGTCGTGTGGTCCGGTGATGACGCCGAGGTTCGCCGTCGGGTCCAGGCGGTTCGTGAGCAGCACGCCGGCCGGACGTCCGCCACCCAGCCGTTGCGGTTACGGGCGTTGCCTCACCACGCTGAGCTCACGGCCGACGGCGAAGGCCACCCGACCGGCCTGGGAGTGCGCGTGGGGGTCGGAGGCGACGAGGTCGAGGCGATGCAGCTGGACGTATCGTGCGCACCCGTCGTCACCGTGGCCGGCCCGGCAGGCAGCGGGCGGTCGTCGACGCTCGCGTCCTGGGCAGCGCAGCTGCACGAACGGGCAGTCGGCGTGCTGGCCGTGGCCGACTCCACCTCACCGCTCGCCCATGGCCCCTGGCCGGTGCGTGACCCGCTGAGGTTGGCCGACTCCGAGCCGGCACCCGGCGTCGCGTGCCTGCTCGTCGACGACGTCGACCGGCTGCCCGATGCCGTCGTTGGTCGGCTGCTTGCGTGGACGTCGTGGGCGTCACCGGGCCGGGCGCTCGTCGTCGCCTCGACCACCGACGCCCTGACGAGCTCGTTCACCGGCCTGGCGGCCGCGGTCCGACGGCACCGCACGGGCGTCCTGCTGCAGCCGGAGCGGCCGCTCGACGGGGACGTCTTCGGCGTCGCAGCCGAGCGTCCCGACGTCCGGACGCCGGGCCGCGGGCTGCTCGTCGTCCGCGGCCGGGCGACGCCGGTGCAGGTCGCCCTGCCGCAGGCCGCTGCGCCCAGAACAGAGAAGTGGGGCACCGCGAGCTGA
- a CDS encoding CpaF family protein gives MEALRRVEADVRELIRRSNVDPDTDRAAVTRMVDEALADYEERSLRSQLPPLGDVTSARRRVIDAVAGFGALQPFLDDPAVEEIWINEPGKVFVARAGVAELTTTILGAAEVCDLIERMLKWSGRRIDLSSPFVDAMLPDGSRLHVVIPDVTREHWAVNIRKFVVRAKHLDDLVGLGTLTPQAARFLTASVAAGLNVLVSGGTQAGKTTLLNCLAAAAGPRERIVTCEEVFELQIDARDVVAMQCRQPSLEGTGEIPLRRLVKEALRMRPSRLVVGEVRQGESLDLLLALNSGLPGMGTVHANSAREALTKMCTLPLLAGENVSARFVVPTVAASIDLVVHVALEPSGRRRVREVVAVPGRVEGDVIETTDLFSTRGGRLERANGFPPHVERFERAGIDVAALLAADGELVAS, from the coding sequence ATGGAGGCGCTGCGCCGGGTCGAGGCGGACGTGCGCGAGCTGATCCGCCGGTCGAACGTCGACCCGGACACCGACCGTGCAGCGGTGACCCGGATGGTCGACGAGGCGCTGGCGGACTACGAGGAGCGGTCGCTTCGCAGTCAGCTGCCACCCCTCGGTGACGTCACGTCCGCCCGCCGTCGGGTCATCGACGCGGTCGCCGGCTTCGGTGCCCTGCAACCGTTCCTGGACGACCCAGCGGTCGAGGAGATCTGGATCAACGAGCCGGGGAAGGTGTTCGTGGCCCGGGCCGGGGTCGCGGAGCTGACGACGACGATCCTCGGCGCTGCTGAGGTCTGCGACCTGATCGAGCGCATGCTCAAGTGGTCGGGCCGACGCATTGACCTGTCGTCGCCGTTCGTGGACGCGATGCTCCCCGACGGATCGCGGCTTCACGTCGTGATCCCTGACGTCACGCGAGAGCACTGGGCGGTCAACATCCGCAAGTTCGTCGTGCGCGCCAAGCACCTGGACGACCTCGTCGGGCTCGGCACGCTGACTCCGCAGGCCGCCCGGTTCCTGACCGCCAGCGTCGCCGCCGGTCTGAACGTCCTGGTCTCCGGCGGCACCCAGGCAGGAAAGACCACCCTCCTGAACTGCCTCGCAGCGGCCGCGGGTCCACGCGAGCGCATCGTGACCTGTGAGGAGGTGTTCGAGCTGCAGATCGACGCCCGTGACGTCGTGGCCATGCAGTGCCGTCAGCCCAGTCTCGAAGGCACAGGCGAGATCCCCTTGCGGCGCTTGGTCAAGGAGGCGTTGCGCATGCGCCCCTCGCGGCTGGTCGTGGGTGAGGTGCGACAAGGCGAGAGCCTCGATCTGCTGCTGGCGCTCAACAGCGGGCTGCCCGGCATGGGAACGGTCCACGCGAACAGCGCGCGGGAGGCGCTGACGAAGATGTGCACCTTGCCTCTGCTGGCCGGTGAGAACGTCAGCGCCCGCTTCGTCGTGCCCACGGTGGCCGCCAGCATCGACCTCGTCGTGCACGTGGCCTTGGAGCCGTCCGGTCGGCGTCGGGTACGCGAGGTCGTCGCCGTACCGGGACGGGTCGAGGGGGACGTCATCGAGACCACCGACCTGTTCAGCACCCGGGGCGGACGGCTGGAGCGCGCCAACGGGTTCCCACCGCACGTCGAGCGGTTCGAGCGAGCGGGCATCGACGTGGCGGCCCTGCTCGCTGCCGACGGCGAGCTGGTGGCCTCGTGA